GTGACAAATGCTTCAGTTATATCTCATCTCAACTACCATCAAATGTTCTGCAAAGATTTGCTTCTTAAGAATGTTTGGAAATTTGAAGAGATTCAGAGAGTGTGGTCATATTATGGGTTGTTTATTATAATCTATAAAGCTCCAAAACGCCAGTGGAccagattattttaaaaacagcgtTCTCCAACATAATTCTTCAGAGATTGTGAAATCTTCAGGGACAGCCTTCCTTCTGTCTTGGCAGTGTCAAGGTCACATTGTGTGGAAATGCATTGTTTCTTGGTCATTCTTTCCAGTCTGTGACACAAACTGCCAAGGAATGGCTATCAGTATGCTGTATGTCTGCACACGAATCCAGTTTTATTAAGACAAGTCTGTAAATATGCAGTCAACAAGGTATTATGCTTTATTTTAAATACCTCATGTTTACTCTATACTATGCATATTTATTTGGAAGGAAGTCTGATTAAATTCAATTCACATGGAATAACTTCCATGTAAATGTAAGTAAGAGTCACCAATCAACGATTTTATGCCACATTTATTCAGACTCAAACTTAGCAGGCTTCACAAGTGCTTAGTTCCAAGTGAACACAGCCTTGTTTTCAGAAGTAATATAAACAACAAGAGTTACAATGGGATCCCTGAATTTAAAGCGtgctttacctttgtctgtgtattgtatgtcattgtgttcactgtgtaaaaggcattgcatgtttgctttACATgagtactgtaatccactctgaatccctccggggagataaagcggaatataaataaagtgtatttattgttgttgttgttattattattattattaacacaacaagttgagtccacagcagacactctgctggctgttgtattagatcacacgtcgaacacttcccaagtgtctaggactgtgtgatgtatcggcgaataatgcctgcagatcccagtaaggtggccttctgctgctggcagatggtaattttgtcagcgccaattgtgtttaagtgcaggccaaggtctttaaccactgcacccagtgtgccgatcaccaatgggaccaccttgactggcttgtgccagtctttgcagttcaaaccTTAAATCTTCATATcttatcagcttttccagttgtttctcttcaatccattattattattattattattattattattattattattattattattcagaaaagGGATGTTGCAAAGAATccaatttaaaattatattggTGATCAATATAGAATATTTGTTTATCCTTGTAATTTATATACTATTTGAGCCTTAGCAGTTAACTCCAAATGATTCAGCTGAGTTCTAATGGCTGTCTTAACTGTTCTCAAGCTTGGACATGCCCTGTGGGATTTAACCCCACCACCCCCTTTGACTCACAGTCCTCTTGTAGTTGGCCAAGGAGTGAAAACCTGCACTTTGAAAAATATAATCCCAAATTCCATTTTGGCATTTAAAACTGGTGCTGCAGGGTTCCTTTGATCCCAGCCATTTAGTCCAGGTACTAACATCTAAACGAATATACAGATATGAGTTTGTAAATGTCAGAATTGTTTTTCATGTAACCTAATGCAATTATAAGTATATGAGAGTAAACCACTAGAAAAACCATATACTGCTTGTGAACAAAAATTCTTACATTTTCATCTTGATCTTCCTCACTGTCATCATCGCTTACAACTGGTTTGGCTTTTACCCGACTTTGCCGCTTCTTGCCTTTCCCTTTGTCCCGATTTTTGTCATCTTTTTTGTTTAGCTTAATTTTAACTTTTACAGATTTAgctgaaaaaagaaataattcaAAAGAAACTGAGTAGACAGGTCATGTATTTTTTTCCACTGTAAAGAAACAAATCCCACTCTAAAAAAACGTATCTGTAGTCTTTATTCTACAACACACAGTTACAAAGGACACagttaacattttaaaatctctgTTTGAAATGGGATGAATGTAAATGTCCCTtaaggtctcctcctcctccacttctgtAGGCCCCCAAAAtttgagaaagagggggaaaaaacctgcCCTTAACAAGTATTAGATGAACCACACATTTAATAGAGTTCTAAAAAATATTTTGCGATGTACAAGTCAACTAGatcaattttttttaatctggcCAAAAGCAACTGAAATACGCTGTGAGACTGGTTCCTATTGTTCAGTTTTTTCATGGGGGACTTACATTCTGACTCTGACTCATCTTCCTCATCGTCCTCTTCCTCATTGCTATCTTCCTCGCTATCATCTTCTTTGGCGAGCTTCTGCCGTGCACTTTTGAACACTGACTGGAGAACAATGGAGTCTTCATAGATCTGTAGTAAGAAAGCAAACCTGCATCAGAATTGCAAGCTGTGCTTCATCAAGAATTCACAGCATGGAATGGTATTTTCTATGCAAACCCACAGAGAGCATGGCTTGTCTCCCCCATTACAAGTCAAAAAGTCTTGTTGCATGAATTTTACAGGAAATGCCAATGTTAATTTTTAATGCACTTAAATGTAGGCTTTAAAAACCATTCAGTGACAACCCAAcacaaaatgaattttcaaatttCAAGGACCACCTACATGTATGTTtgaattattaaatattttattacaaaTGCGATTAAGACTTCTCAGTGAATACCTCTAATGAAGACTTAGATTACAATCTAATAATTTATACAAGCAGAAACAAACACGTGCCTctcatataaaaacaaaacaactcaCATTAGCTAAAACAGAATTTTGTGGAATGAAGTATGAATTTCATTCCACAATTCTCTGATTTATTTATCTATGGTTAAGTGATTATGAATGGGCTGAAGAATTTAGCATTCCTTCACTGCCCACATCTTTTCATCTATAGATTTTTAAATCATTCCCAGAACTGTCATATGGTTTAGTATAATGCCTGTACTAACTTCCGTCATGATTAACACTTACTGGATCCCTCATAATAGTGATTTACTGTAGGAACTTTGCTTAACAGTATGCTTGACTGTTGAGAAAAGGGGACTAGATCAGAGATAAAGCATGCCTTTCCAGGTGTCAGGTTATAAGTCTCATCATCTCTCACCAATTGTTGTGTTCATTAAAATTAATGGGGAACAGTGGAATCACTTGGGTTGGTATCACCCAGTGCAATAATGTAAGGTGTTGGCCGTACTAGACCAGACCACAATACtgtagctaaaataccagaaacTTGACAAATCCCAATGAAAGCAAGTCCACCCAATATTGCATGCAGATGAAACCATTCAAAGCATCATAGTAATTGGGCGATAATGACAGCTTTGATTACGGTGAATTATGCATTAGAAAGTTTGAAGAATTTTAGTGTTGTAGAAATATTGATACAGTATATGCAAATTAGGTTttgttatattttgaaaaaaaatctgctgaaACACTACACAACTTTTGATAGCAAGTCCTTTTGGTGTCATCTGATGATATGTATTGCCCCGAAGTCATGTCACTGCTAGGAAATATAACCCAATTACATATGAATAGCCAAATGTCCTTGATTTTTGGAATAGTGTATAAAGTTAAAGATTAGAGATTCAGTCCAGTGAAAAGTATTCCTGAAATTCTAATCAATGGGATAATTATAATGGAGCCTGCGATAGCTCAAGTGTGCCACTAGCATAAGATTTAAATTTTTGAAATGTACCGTTAACAGGGTTATAAATCACCCCATATATTTAACAAGGCCTAATGCATGTGTGGGCAACCCCAAAGAATGCATATTGCCTTCAGAGGTCTCCCCTAAAGTCCACGTTAGGGTCGAAGGTGTTTCGTTTTCTTTGTGTATTTGGTAGACTGAGTAGAAGCAAAATTATGATGGCGAGAATAATGTACAGGCAATGTTGTTCTCAAATACTCTCCTGCCATGTCCAATCCACCAAACAGCCCGTTGGCTGACTACAGAAAGCATGCTTATGATGAAGAGGTTGACACTCTTCAAGCTGATCATCTATGGCAGGCCCTAAGCACAGCATCTACAATGCTTGCAAGATGAGATTCTACTAGCCATGAATTGGAGGACTGATGACAAATAGCACAACTACTAGAGCTCTGTCTAACATAGAGGAGGGTATCCATGAGAGCCTTGAGAGTTGCACTATACTTTTTTTAATCTTCCAAAGTTGAAGATGACTGCATTGCATCATTGCAGTGATATGTAACTAATGGTCACCTTTCATGCTGTTCTAGAAGTCTAGGAATAGATACCACAATTCTGAGATTTTGGGTCTTTTAGAGATGATCCTCATGGGCTTTGCAGGGAGTAGAGTGAAGGGAGtgccatgtatttattttgtgtataCATGTGCACACTTACTGTTAGACTAAAAGAAACAtgaagccaaaaaagaaaaagaaaagaattgccAACACATTAAAttgttatatataattattgtcaAACGATCCAATCCAATATAGGATAAGAGTAAGAAAACGTTGAACATGTATTTCACACCTTAAAGTATATAATGCAAATACATCCATCCATATCCTTAGTACTATTGGgaaaactgtttgatacaaacctGTGACCCTTCTAAATTGAACGTCTGAGCATTGTGACACAACAACATAACATCTTTCTCCAGGTCACCAACACTTCGATATTTATGGTTACGAATTCTTTCCTaatatgcaaaaaagaaaaacagattgAACAGTGAAAAGAAAAGGCAAGATAACTTGTTAATCAATGTCTTCTGGTCTTAAAAATTGCAGTTGGTTTCATGGTCTTCCTGACCGAGCCTCTGTAAATAAGGTAAATGGCACTTTATAAAAAAATTATTGGAAATCTTAGGAGGTGAACTACAGATAAAGTGCTACTGCAGTGAAAACTTCCAGAATTAATACAGCTGTTGATAGTGTGTAGCCTTAGGAACTGGTTTTAAATAAGAATCTGACAGAGAAATATTATACACACGGAAGATTCACAGCAAGTAGTATTTTATATTATGGTATGTGTAAGAGTGTAAATGATAATTTGGCTGGAAGCTGGAAAGCTGCattcaattattgttgttgttgttgttgttgttgttgttattaacattatttataccctgcctttctccctgtgggaattcaaggtggctaacaattcTACACAAGACAAGTTAAAAAAGTGcaataaaaagatttaaaaataattaaatagtaacagagtggtaaaaacagaattaaaatacaataaatacacttaaaaatggcctttaaaattcataccaccccccccccccggccaattGCACCCaaccttccccaaatgcctgcaaaaagaaggtcttgacctgcctgcagaaggccagcagggatggggccatcctggtttCCCCTGGGAGAGAGTTCCTCAGCCTAGGAGCAGTcactgaaaaggctctctcccgtGTTCCCACCAATTCATGCCTAACAGAACTTATGCCTACCTTTATTTTTTTGAAGTCCACTGGTTTTCTAATTAACTCATAGTACTCTGGATATTCTTTTCTGGAAGGCAGCTGAATGAAGACTTCACTTAATTGTCGTCCTGAACTGTTAATAAAAACAGACACAAAACAGAACATTATGTTGTTTCGTTGTGAAAAAGATTGTCCCTCTTTTGCTCTTCTCCCCGAGTATTATCAGGCTATGAGGTGAGTGCTAAGATAAATGTTTGAATAACTCAGTACAGTCAGCAATTGTCCTGGAAAAAATTCTCAATTCGAAATTTTTGAAAATACAAACGTGTCCATTATGCAAAAAAGGAGACTCCTGCTGTTTTGGCATCTAAAAGACAAGGTGGATTTTCACTGCTGACATCTTAGATTCATGCAACAGTGGGAACAAATCCTCATTTTGAATTTCTGAATTCATTCAGACAGCCCAGAGGTGTTATGTGATAAAGATTCTAACAATAACCTTTCCTTTTTTACTACTTTGGAGGTAGTACTTTGAGAAAGCAGCGCCAGTCTTTGCTATTTTCACTAGCAATTCTTCTATGTATATTACATAAGTCATATAAGCTGCAGACAGATGACCCCCGAACCAAAGGCCTCTGAATGGAAGCCCATGAGATAGAactctgtcctttagaagaaagcTTTGTGAACAATTCATGttagtgacacactttttagacatgcatcattttgcaacacaattattcagttttactagcaaacaggAAGTTAAACCAAATCTTTATAAGAGAGACGacacataaataaattgtaattatgaaatgtatggggacacagtGTATCTcataaaaacctttcatttacaataacatacatttccatgATTTTTCTAATTTATGAGTAACAATATGTAAATATGTGCAAGAATTTGAAACAAACACGAATAAAGCAATTACTTTCCATTCTAATGAAATGTAAGAGTTTGATGAACCCAGCTTTTGAATATTTGGTGGAATATTAGATGAAGACACGAACACTTTGTCACTAAACATTTTTAATCTTTAGTGGTACTGTTTATTTAACATATATTTGGAGGATTCTACTTACATTCGCATGACATACTAATAAAAAaaatttccatgtcaggagcgacttgagaaactgcaagttgcttttggtgtgagagaacaggccgtctgcaaggatgttgcccagtggatgtccgggtattttgatgttttactatccttgtgggaggcttctctcatgtcccatcacagggagctcatctgcgttttcccaggattcgaacctatgacctgccagtcttcagtcctgccggcacaagagtttaacccactgtgccactgggggctcctactaaTGTGTTGTGACACAGAGTTTGGAGAGCTCTGCCTTAGAATACGATTCATACAGCTAGAACATAATGAGATAAACTACTAGGGTCTAAGCGACTGAATTGCCTCATTCACAATCTCCATTAATCAAAGAGGAAGTGGATCCTGGATGGATTAGTCTATACCAATATAAGGTAAATGGTGCAGTTGAGCACAAGATCTTAGTAGTAATTGGGCAGCATGTTGTACTGGCAAGTAGGAATGGTGATGCGTGGCTCTGCCTCCTCAGTGCTACCGAATGCACTCTCTCTAGATATAGCTTGATTGGTTCAGTCTGAAGGGGACTACTTTCTACAACAAGGTGAAACATGTAGCCGCTAACAAATGGGAATGAGACTAATGACAACTAGCCAGGAGTTCAAATGCTCGAGGGTATTAATTTGTAAGGAATTTACAATTATGTACAGCTGTGGTAATCAGTATTTTTGAATAGAAAAGAATGATTTGTCTCCGTTTAAAAAAAATGTAGCACTGACAAAATACTCTGCTGGAAGTAATCTGGACTGTATCAGGATCACCCATATCTAATATATTGAAAAAAAGAGGGATATTATGTGAAAGAAATGCAATTGTACGACAGATGACTTTGCTCACATTCC
This genomic interval from Anolis sagrei isolate rAnoSag1 chromosome 2, rAnoSag1.mat, whole genome shotgun sequence contains the following:
- the SMARCA2 gene encoding probable global transcription activator SNF2L2 isoform X3, with amino-acid sequence MKRLAARCFAGLLILSPLTVISDSRPADSGKAIEDGNLEEMEEEVRLKKRKRRRNVDKDPSKEDGEKTKKRRGRPPAEKFSPNPPKLTKQMNAIVDTVINYKDSSGRQLSEVFIQLPSRKEYPEYYELIRKPVDFKKIKERIRNHKYRSVGDLEKDVMLLCHNAQTFNLEGSQIYEDSIVLQSVFKSARQKLAKEDDSEEDSNEEEDDEEDESESESKSVKVKIKLNKKDDKNRDKGKGKKRQSRVKAKPVVSDDDSEEDQDENDQSEASGSDDE